One region of Chanodichthys erythropterus isolate Z2021 chromosome 24, ASM2448905v1, whole genome shotgun sequence genomic DNA includes:
- the kcna6a gene encoding potassium voltage-gated channel subfamily A member 6a, protein MSRENQDETVVDHAAPFQDFCEVDRPEECCELVTINISGLRFETQLKTLARFPNTLLGDPIKRMRFFDPLRNEFFFDRNRPSFDAILYYYQSGGRLRRPINVPVEIFMDEIQFYEIGDDAIQQIREDEGLLKEDERPMPSSEFKRQIWLLFEYPDSSGPARIIAIVSVMIILISIVIFCLETLPEFKEDDRVFNNHLAPNGTTSGKRSSTFTDPFFLLETICVVWFSFELLVRFLACPSKTAFFKDIMNTIDIVAIIPYFITLGLDLSESEASSQQTTSLAILRVIRLVRVFRIFKLSRHSKGLQILGQTLRASMRELGLLIFFLIIGIILFSSAVYFAEVDDPESSFTSIPDAFWWAVVTMTTVGYGDMYPVTIGGKIVGSMCAIAGVLTIALPVPVIVSNFNYFYHRENNAEEQVEYTHVTCGRPLSSLCDRNKSDSKPSLVISENSNDDDWNSLSISNLNPSEEHTYKLTDV, encoded by the coding sequence ATGTCCCGCGAGAACCAGGATGAGACCGTGGTGGACCACGCTGCTCCCTTCCAGGACTTCTGCGAAGTGGATCGTCCTGAGGAGTGCTGCGAGCTCGTCACCATCAACATTTCAGGTCTGCGTTTCGAAACACAGCTTAAAACACTCGCCAGATTCCCGAACACGTTGCTAGGAGACCCGATTAAAAGGATGCGGTTCTTCGACCCGTTGAGGAACGAGTTCTTCTTTGACAGGAACAGACCAAGTTTTGATGCTATCCTGTATTACTATCAATCAGGTGGGAGGCTTCGAAGACCCATCAACGTGCCGGTGGAGATTTTTATGGATGAAATCCAATTTTACGAGATCGGTGATGACGCCATCCAACAAATCCGAGAAGACGAGGGTTTGTTGAAAGAAGACGAACGGCCAATGCCGTCCAGTGAGTTTAAGCGTCAAATCTGGCTGCTGTTCGAGTATCCTGACAGCTCAGGGCCAGCCAGAATCATCGCTATAGTATCTGTAATGATCATCCTGATATCCATTGTTATCTTCTGTTTAGAAACTTTGCCGGAATTTAAAGAGGATGATCGTGTGTTCAATAACCACCTTGCGCCGAACGGAACGACTTCAGGAAAAAGATCGAGTACATTCACCGATCCATTCTTCTTGTTGGAGACAATCTGCGTTGTTTGGTTTTCATTTGAACTGCTTGTACGGTTTCTTGCATGTCCAAGCAAAACTGCCTTCTTCAAAGACATCATGAACACCATAGATATTGTGGCTATTATTCCATATTTCATTACTTTAGGTTTAGACCTTTCTGAGTCCGAAGCAAGCTCACAACAGACCACGTCTCTCGCCATACTGAGAGTTATCCGCTTGGTGCGCGTATTTAGGATTTTCAAACTCTCACGGCACTCCAAGGGTCTCCAAATTCTCGGCCAGACCCTAAGAGCGAGTATGCGAGAACTTGGACTACTGATATTTTTCCTTATCATCGGCATTATATTGTTCTCCAGTGCGGTTTACTTCGCCGAAGTGGACGACCCAGAATCGTCTTTTACTAGTATCCCTGACGCGTTCTGGTGGGCGGTTGTTACCATGACTACTGTTGGATATGGTGACATGTACCCCGTCACAATTGGAGGCAAAATTGTTGGATCAATGTGTGCCATTGCAGGAGTTCTTACAATCGCACTGCCTGTACCAGTTATCGTGTCGAATTTTAATTACTTCTATCACCGAGAAAACAACGCGGAGGAGCAAGTGGAATATACGCACGTAACTTGTGGCCGCCCTTTGTCTTCGCTATGTGACCGAAATAAAAGCGACAGTAAACCCTCTCTGGTGATATCAGAGAATTCAAATGATGACGACTGGAATTCATTAAGCATATCAAATTTGAATCCATCAGAGGAACATACATACAAACTCACAGATGTATAA